Sequence from the Nocardia brasiliensis genome:
GCAGCTCCAGGCCGTCCACCAGTTCTGACGTGTCGATCCCGACGTCGACCGGTCCGGTAACCCGCCCGGACGCTCCGGCCACCCGGCAGCCACCCATTCGAGCTCGCGACAGTCTGGTCCGTTCGAGAACGGCATCGCCGAGGTCTGCCTCACGAAGGTCGGCTCCGGAAAACGTGACTCGATGCAGTCGCGTGCTGCGAAGGACCGCACCGCGGAAATCCGCCTGGGCGAAATCTGCTCGCTGCAGGTCGGCACCGGAGAGGTCGGCCTTTCGCGCTCGGCAGCCACGACCTTGGACCTTCCGCAGATCCGCACCGCTGAGATCCGCACCGTCCAAACAGGCTTCGCTGAGCGAGGCGGTGTACAGATCCGCACCGGCGAGCACCACCCGACTCAGATTCGCACCCCCCAACTCCGCCCCGAGCAGATCCAACCCGGCCAAATCCGCTCCCGTGAAATCCAATCCCCACCCATTGAGCACTGACCTCACCGTCCGCTCCGCGGTGGGGTCGGCGGGGAGTGCCCTCAGATACTCGACCAACGCTCGGTGTGCGCCCGAATCCGTAGGCCACCGACCAACACTGCTCGAGCTAGGCCCCTCACCCGTGGTCATCTCTACCAAAGCACCTTTCCTTGCCACTCGGGATGACTCTCAACCAGCTGCTTCAGACGCGCTATCCGTGCAGGGGTCATACCACTCTGGTCGATCATGACACCCTCACCGTCCGCAATCGAATCCTCGATCATTTCAGTGAATTCTTGATCGGTTTGCGGATTGGGTATCGGTTTGCCCGCCACTTCAGCCGGCCTGTAGTCCGGAATGACATCTGGCGAGCTTTTCACGTCCCAACGCTTCCCCGAGGCGTCTATGAACTCCCCCTGGTCCTCACCGTTGGCGCCCAACGGCGCCCGGGTCAGCGGCCCCTCCACCGCGCCGGAGTTCTCCAGGCCCAGGCCCACCTCGGCCTCGCGCCTCGACTGGGGGTTCACCTTGCCGTTCTTCGACGGGTCTTGCGCAAGTTCCTCGACCCGCTTCTGGTACTCAGTGGTTCCTGGCGTATTGGAGGCGTTCGAGGAACCAGGCCGCGCCTCGTCTACGCCGTCGATGAACACACGCATGCCGATTATCGCCGTCAGTTTCGCGCTGAGGTCGAGGAGTGCTTCGCTGGGCACCTTGTCGAAGTGTGTGAGAACGACCGCGGCCGTTGCAGTGGCAGCTGTCAGGCCGACGATTCGATAAAGCCTACTTGCGGTATAGGCCGTGCGGATGGCGTTGATAGTGTTGGCAACGAGCCCGACGACGGCGCCACCGCTGACCGCTAGGCTGCCCCCAAAGCTGAATGCGGCTGCCACAACTCCTAGAGCGACTGCGATTCCGGCCCCGATAACGAGGGTGTTGATCTCGGCCTCGAAGGTTTTGCGAGCGTCCACAGTGCCGGTATGGAATTCGGCCACCGAAGTTGCTAAATTCTGCGCGGCCAGCGCAACTTGCCCCGCGCTATCGCGGAGCGTCGTGAGATTCCCGAGGACCAGCTCCAGGTTCTTCTTGTCTACAACATCGTCGAACAGGCCGATGATACTGGTGAGTTGGCCTGCGGCACCGGTGATGGTGGCATGGTCGGCGAATGTACGCCACGCGGTGGATGCTTTGCTGAGCTTGTCCGTATCACCGTTGGGAAGTTTGCCGAACTCCTCCCCGATCTTATCGACCAGCTTGTCGTAGAACTCTTTTATGCCCGCGCCGTCCTTCTCGTGCACACCGGGCCCGTTATCCCCGACCGACGAAGGGATAGCGACTTTGTACTCCGGCAACGGGTTGACGGTTGGACGTTCCGGCATCGGATTACTGTTGTTCGCGACGGCGTAGTTGTAGCCCATCGCGGAGAGGACGTAGCCGTAGTTGGTAAGCGCGTCAGCAAGATTGGTGCAGGTTTGCATGGTCTGCTGGGCTACCTGGTTGTATTTGGTGCCCCACTGCCTGCAACCGTTGGCGTCCCCAGCCATGCCCGCGCAGTCGTTTTTGATGACACCGTGCAGCGGCTTGTCGGCAGCGCGCAGATTGTTCGCCAACTCATGGCATTTTGCGGCGGCTTCGTAGTATAACTGCCAATCCATCTTCAGGTCGTCGCCCACCGCGTCAGCCCCCGGACAACATTTTGTGGTTCAGGTCGACCGCGCGGGTATAGCGACTGTGGGCGTCGCGCGCGGCGCGGCCCATATCAGCGACACCCTCCGCGAACTCACGCGCGCCCCGAGCCCATTGGGTGTGCGCGTCGTTGTATGCCTGCGCGGCAGCGCTTTCCCAGCCGGTACCGACGAGCCCGGCCACCTTCTCGTCGAGGCCGTCGAGATTTTCGTGGATGAACCCGGACAACCCCGTCAACCGAGCCACGAGTTGATCAAGACGCTCCAGATCGACCGAGAAATGCGAACTCACGGCAGATCCAGACTCGAGCCGCCCATGGCCGACGCAGTGGACTGGTCCTGGGACGTGTATGTCTCCGCGGTGACGCCGAGTCTCTCGGCCATCGCCGTGAGCGCCCGCATGATCGTCATGCCACCGTCTCGGACATCGGTCCAGCCCTCGGCGAACTCAGCCGCTGAGCTACCGGTCCAACCATCGGTCAGCACCGCGTCCACGTCAACACCAGCCGACTCCAATGCCGACCTCAACGCTTCTGCCAGCTCGTACACATGGTTTCCGACCGCACGTACTTGCTCCGGGACGACAGCGAGACCCTGGGCGTTTGGTGCCGATCCCCCACCCTCGACCATGCGTGGCAGCTTAACGAGAACCGCGATCGACTGTCGATCCCGATTCGATGATTACGAGGCGCCGGCGGGGGTGAGGTTTTCGCCGCGGAGGCGTTGGGAGATCACCTGGGTTATGCCGTCGCCGCGCATGCTGACGCCGTAGAGGGCGTCGGCTATTTCCATGGTGGGTTTCTGGTGGGTGATGACGATGAGCTGGCTCTTTTCGCGCAGTTGCTCGAAGAGGCCGATGAGGCGGCGCAGGTTGGTGTCGTCCAGGGCGGCCTCGACCTCGTCCATCACGTAGAACGGGGACGGGCGGGCGCGGAAGATGGCGACCAGCAGCGCGACGGCGGTGAGCGACTTCTCGCCGCCGGAGAGCAGCGAGAGCCGCTTCACCTTCTTGCCGGGCGGGCGCGCCTCCACCTCGATACCGGTGGTGAGCATGTCGGACGGGTCGGTGAGCAGCAGCCTGCCCTCGCCGCCGGGGAACAGTTTCGCGAACACGCCGACGAACTCGCGTTCCACGTCCTCCCACGCCTCGGTGAACACCTGCAGGATGCGGGCATCCACCTCGGCGACCACGTCGAGCAGGTCCTTGCGCGCGCTCTTGACGTCCTCGAGCTGGGTGGCGAGGAAGTTGTAGCGTTCCTCGAGCGCGGCGAACTCTTCCAGCGCAAGGGGATTCACCTTGCCGAGGGTGGTGAGGTCCTTTTCGGCGCGTTTGGCGCGCCGCTCCTGGGTCTGCCGGTCGTACGGCATCGGCGCGGGCGCGGTGACCTGTTCGCCGCGCTCCTTGGCCTGCTCGTATTCCTGCCATTCCAGGTCGGTCGGCGGCAGCGGCACGTCGGGTCCGTACTCGGCGATCAAGTCGTTGAGCGCGATGCCGAACTGTTCGGAGATGGTCGCCTCGAGCTGTTCGATGCGCAGCGCCGCTTGGGCTTTCGCGACTTCGTCGCGGTGCACCGCGTCGGTGAGCTGGGCCAGCTGGGTGGACAGCGCGCGCACCCGCTCCTTGACCTGCTCGACCTGGGCGGCGACCTCACCGCGGCGCCGGACCAGTTCGTCGCGCCGGGCGCCTGCCTCGGCCACCACCTTCTCCAGTTCGGCGGCGACCCTGGCCCCCGATTCGGCGACCGCGGCCGCGACCTCGGCGGCCTTCTTCCTGGAGGCCTGGGCGCGTTCGGCCCTGGCTCGGGTCTCGCGTTCGGCGCGGGCCGCGCGGCGCAGCGAATCCGCCTTGCCGCGTACCGATTCCGCGCGTTCCTCGGCGGTGCGCACCGCCAGGCGCGCCTCCACCTCCATGGACCTGGCCTCGGCCAGCGCGGCGGCGGCTTCCTCGCGTTCCCGGCCCGCGGTCTCGGTGCCCGCCGCGGTGCCGTCGGAGTCGATCTCGGTCTGTTCCAGTTCGGCGTTGCGCAACCGGTCTTCGAGCTCGGCGAGCGCGGTGAGCGATTCCTCCCTGCTCGCTTCGGTTTCCGCGCGCTGGGCGAGCAGCCGGTCGTTGTCGGCCTGAGCCGTGCGGGCCGCGTGGCCGAGCCTGCCGAGCCGGTCGTAGATGGCGACCAGCGACTGATCGGATTCGTGCAATGCCAGCAGCGCCTGGTCGACGGCGTCCTTGCGGTCGGCCTGCTCGGCCAGCGCGCCGGAAAGCGCCGCCTCCAGTTCCTCGGCCCGGCGCTGCGCGGCGACCAGGTCGGCTTTGGCGGTGTCGATATCGGCCTGGATCTCCAGTTGGCTCGGCGCCCGATCGGATCCGCCGAGCAGCCAGCCGGTTCCGGTGAGGTCGCCGTCGCGGGTGACCACGCGCACGTCGGGCCGGGCCGCGACCACCGCGCGGGCGGCGGCCAGATCGTCGGCGACGGCGATGCCCGCGGTGAGCGCCATGATCGCCGCGCGCACGCTGTCGGGGCACTCGACCACGTCGGCGAGCCAGCGGACCCCGCCGGGCAGTGGGCCGGGGTGCGGGCGCTGTCCGGCGTCGGCACTGAAGACCAGCGCGGCCCGGCCACCGTCGGCCTCTTTCAGCGCGCGAATGGCGGCGTGCGCGGATTCCCCGGTGTCGGCGGCGACCGCGTCGGCGAGCGGGCCGAGCGCGGTGGCGACCGCGGCCTCGAAACCGCCGTGCACCCGCAGCAGCCCGGACAGCGGGCCGAGCAGGCCCTGGGAGCGATGCTCAACCAGCCAGGCGGCTCCGTCGCGACGGGCCAGGTTCATGCCGAGCGCCTCGATCCGCGCGGAGAGTGACGCGACCCGCTTGCTCGCCTCGCGGTCCTGTTCGCGCAGTTCGGTCACCCGCTGATCGGCCAGGGCGAGCGCCTGCACCGCGTGTTCGTGCTGCGCGTCCAGACCGGCCTCGCCTGCGTCCAGTTCGGTGAGTTCGGCCTGCACCGTGTCGAATTCGGCCTGCGCGGCCTCGCCGCGGTGCCGGGCGTCGGCGATCGCGGTGGTCAGGCGAGCGATCTCGGCGTCCACCGATTGCGCCCTGGTGCGCAGTGTGTCGACCTTGCCCGCGAGCCGGGCGACGCCCTCGCGCCGGTCCGCGATCGCGCGCACGGCCGCCAGGTGTGCCTGCTCGGCGGCCTTGGCGGAGTGCTCGCGTTCGGCGAGCGCGTCCCTGGCCGCCTCGAGCGTCTCGGTCGCGATCTCGACCGCCTCGCGCAGTTCGGCCTCTTCGGCCTCCACGCGTTCGGCTTCGGCTTCCAACTGTTCGGGATCGCGTCCCGTGCCGACCGGCGCCTCGGTGTCGAGGTGGCGGGCCCGGTCCTGCGCGATGCGGATGGTCGCGTTGACCCGCTCGGCCAGCGCCGAGAGCTGGAACCAGGTCTGCGCGGCGGCTTCCGCGCTCGGGGTCAGCCGCGAGAGCTGGAACTCCTGTTGCGCGAGCGCGGCATTGGCGGCGTCGAGCTCGCTCTGCACGTTGATGTGCTGTTCGCGGGCGTAGGCTTCCTTGCTCTGCTGGCTCTCCAGTTCGCGGCGCCGGGTCACCAGGTCGTCGGCGGCCAGGCGCATCCGGGCGTCGCGCAGGTCGGCCTGCACGGTCTGGGCGCGGCGCGCCACCTCGGCCTGTCTGCCGAGCGGTTTGAGTTGACGGCGCAACTCGGTGGTGAGGTCGGTGAGCCGGGCCAGGTTGGCCTGCATCGCCTCGAGCTTGCGGACCGCCTTCTCTTTCCGCTTGCGGTGCTTGAGCACACCGGCGGCCTCTTCGATGAACGCGCGCCGATCCTCCGGGCGCGATTCCAGGATGGCCGAGAGCTGGCCCTGCCCGACGATGACGTGCATTTCCCGGCCGATGCCGGAGTCACTGAGCAGCTCCTGCACGTCCATCAGCCGGCAGGTGCTGCCGTTGATCTCGTACTCGCCCGCGCCGTCGCGGAACATCCGCCGGGTGATGGAGACCTCGGCGTAGTCGATCGGCAGCGCGCCGTCGGAATTGTCGATGGTGAGGGTCACCTCGGCGCGCCCCAGCGGTGCCCGGCCCGCGGTGCCCGCGAAGATCACGTCCTGCATCTTGCCGCCGCGTAGCGCCTTGGCTCCCTGCTCACCCATCACCCAGGTGAGCGCGTCGACCACGTTGGACTTGCCGGATCCGTTCGGACCGACCACACACGTGATGCCGGGTTCCAGGCGCAACGTCGTCGCGGACGCGAAGGATTTGAAGCCCTTCAGCGTCAGGCTCTTCAGATGCAAGTCCGACGACCTTTCGTTATTCGTTGCCGGTGTGCACGCCGCCGAGTTCGGCCTGCTCATCGGAGGCAGGCGACCCGTCATGGTATCCGCCGGGTGCCCGGTACCGCGGACGCGGGACAGGCCGCGTCGCCGGACGGCGGCTCGGCGGTACCCGTAGGTTATCGAGTAGGGCCACGATATCCCGTATTTCGATGCGCTCGGAGTTAGCCGGATGTCGTGTTCGGTGGTGCATTCGCCCGCCGCGGCGCACCGGCGACCCGCACCTGGCACGAGCGTTCGGGCGCGCGACGGAGTATCCACGGTAGGTGACGAATACGGGTCCGTCGATCGACCACGGCGCGACCTTTACACCAAAAGACGAACCGACTTGTCCGACGCTCTGCCACGCGGCGACGCCGCCGCATACGATCCAGTCGATCCGCCAGCGGGAATATTTGGAGCACCACGCCGATGCCAGCTCGAACCGGGACCCCGACGGTGTTCCGGCTTGTCCGAATCGCGGCTCTGGTGCTCGGCAGCCTGCTGTTTCTCTACGCGTGCGAGTACAGCAGGAGCGCGGTGCTCGCCGATCGGTGGATCGAGGTCGCCTGCGCGGGCCTGCTGATGGCCGCCGGACTCGGCGCGGCGTGGTTCGAGATCAAACTGACGAATTTCCGCGAGTTCGCCGACGACGAAACCGGCATTCCCGCCGAAACGGTCAGCGCGCGCGGCCCGGTTCGCCACAGCGCCAGCGGGATTCGCCGGAAGTATGCCGAAGACCGCGCGCCGCGATCGGCAACGCACATGGGGCGCCGGGGAACTCGGCACGACGACCGTGCCGACGACGTCGAATCACCTACGGTCGCCGCCCGGATGCGCACGGCGGGGTACCGCGGCGCGGGCACCGAGTCCGAGAAGTGGTGGAAGCCGGGCAGATCCGGCGCCGAGCAGGACCAGCCGCGGACCGCACGCGCCGAAACCAAGGAGTTCCTGGTCGAATCCGGAGGCTGGTCGATGCGCGCCAAGATCGGGCGTTCCGGCGATCTCCTCTTCCACGGGCACGACCGCGGCGGGACCTATCCAGCCTACGAGTGGATGTGGATCTTCCACCCTGACACCTTCCCGGCGATCCGCGACGCGCTCGGCGACCCCGAGGGCGACATTCTCGAACTACTCGAAGAGGTTGTGCCGCAGCTGGATCGGCACGGCCGCCACGACCCCGGCGCCTGGCTGCGCGCGCACAGCATCCCGGCGGCCTACCGCGAGAAGGGCGTCAGCGCCACCCAGGACACCAGGGAGATCCCGCTGCTCGTCCCGGGGCTCCCCCGCCTCGTTCCGCCCGAGCGGCACCACGACCCCGCACCGCACTGGCCGCAACGCGACCCGCGGGATTTCACCGAGCCCCACCAACCCCCGCCCCGCCCCGAAGTGCCACGGCGTGAGCCGATTTCGGGGCGACGACCGCCACCCGGCGCAGACGCGCTCGGCCGCGGGCCCGCACCGATATGGCAGGAGCGCCCGGTTCGGCAGCGCGAGACGGCAGCCGAGCCGTGGTCCGAGCGGCCCGCGCCGGAATACCGCCCCGCCTCGCGCCGCCGCCGCTACGCCGCGCCCCCGAATTCGACCGAGGCGCCGCGTCGCGGTTCCACCTACGGCGCGACACCGCCGCGGCCATAACCCCTTTCACGCACAACGGGGCTGTCCGTGCGACATGCGCGGACAGCCCCGAGGCGGCCGACTAGCTGGTATGCCGGGAGTACTTGTACTTGCCGGACTCGAAGCCGGTGAGCATGCGGAAGACGAGCACCGCACCCCACGGGCCGATCACCCAGATCGGCCAGGGGTAGGTGAACTCGCCGACGCTCAGCGAGATCGCGGCCCAGATGAACAGCACGAGCACGCTCACCCCGAGCCAGCTCGCGCCCTCGATCCTCTGCCAGATCGGGATGCGGGCGGCGGCGTTCCCCGCCGGCTCTTTCGCGAGCTTGGGCAGGTCCGACAGCACGAGCTGCAGATCGTCCCTGGTGGTCGTGGCGTACACCTGGGCGGTGCGCTGGTCGTATTCGGCCAGGTCGATCCGCCCGTCTTCCAGATGCCTGGCGAGCAGCCGGACCACCTTGTCACGTTCGGCGTTCGAGGCGCGCGTTCCGGTCGAGATGTCCATGAGAAGTCCTTGTCGGCGGTTCCACCCTCCATAGTGGAATATTCCTCGAATCATGCTCCTTCCATAGTGGAATGTCAACCCCTTCGGCTCCGCCGCTGGTGTCCGTATCGCGAGCGCGGCAGTATGGACGGCAAGGTCAACTCGCGGCCGCAGCGGTCCGCGTCCACGAAATCGCCAAGGAGGCATAGGTGTCCGAAACCGTGCGCGGTGTCATCGCCCGTAGCAAGGGCGCGCCGGTCGAGCTCGTGGACGTGGTGATTCCGAACCCCGGACCGCACGACGTGGTCGTGCGCGTGCAGGCCTGCGGCGTCTGCCACACCGACCTGCACTACCGCGAGGGCGGCATCAACGACGAGTTCCCGTTCCTGCTCGGCCACGAGGCCGCCGGCATCGTGGAGACCGTCGGCGACCAGGTCACCCACGTGACGCCGGGCGACTTCGTGGTCCTGAACTGGCGCGCCGTCTGCGGCGAATGCCGGGCATGTCGCCGCGGCAGGCCCTGGTACTGCTTCGCCAGCAGCAACGCGAGCAAGAAGATGACCCTCACCGACGGCACCGAACTGAGCCCGGCCCTCGGCATCGGCGCCTTCGTCGACAAGACGCTCGTGCACGAACGTCAGTGCACCAAGGTCGATCCCGCCGCCGACCCGGCGGTGGCCGGGCTGCTCGGCTGCGGCGTGATGGCGGGCATCGGCGCGGCGATGAACACCGGCAACATCTCGCGCGGTGACACCGTCGCGGTGCTCGGCTGCGGCGGCGTCGGCGACGCGGCCATCGCCGGGGCCAGGCTGGCCGGCGCGAAGACCATCATCGCGGTGGACCGCGACCCGCGAAAGCTCACCTGGGCCAAAGACTTCGGCGCCACCCACACCATCGATGCGAGCTCCGAGGACGTGGTCGCGAAGATCCAGGAGTACACCGACGAATTCGGCGCCGACGTCGTCATCGAGGCGGTCGGCAGGCCGGAAACCTGGAAGCAGGCCTTCTACGCCCGCGATCTGGCGGGCACCGTGGTCCTCGTCGGCGTCCCCACCCCGGAGATGACCATCGAGATGCCGCTGATCGATCTGTTCTCCCGGGGCGGTGCGCTCAAGTCCTCCTGGTACGGCGACTGCCTGCCCGAGCGGGACTTCCCGATGCTGGTCGACCTGCACCTGCAGGGTCGCCTGCCACTGGAACGCTTTGTCACCGAAAGGATCTCGCTCGGCCAGGTGGAAGCGGCGTTCACCGCGATGCACGCAGGCGACGTGCTGCGCTCGGTGGTGGTCCAGTGATCGAGCGCGTCGTCACCTCCGGCACCTTCTCCCTCGACGGCGGCACCTGGGACGTCGACAACAACGTCTGGCTCATCGGCGACGACCGAGACGTGCTCGTCGTCGACGCCGCGCACGACGCGGACGCGATCGCCGCGGCGGTCGGCGGACGCAACGTCGTCGCCGTCCTCTGCACGCACGGCCACAACGACCACGTCACTGTCGCACCGGAATTGAGCGCCCGCCTCGACGCACCGATCCTGCTGCACCCCGGCGACGACCCGCTGTGGCGGATGACCCACCCCGACGTCGACTACCGTTCGCTGGCCGACACACCGCGAATCACGGTGGCGGGCATCGACATCGACATCCTGCACACCCCCGGCCACTCCCCCGGCTCGGTGTCCCTGCATCTGCCCGCCGCGGCCGCCCTCTGCACCGGCGACACCCTCTTCTCCGGCGGCCCCGGCGCTACCGGCCGCTCCTACTCCGATTTCGACACCATCATCGATTCCATCCGCGACCGCCTGCTCACCCTCCCCGAAGAAACCACCGTCCACACCGGCCACGGCGACACCACCACCATAGGCACCGAAAAACCCGCCCTGGCCGACTGGATCGCCCGCGGACATTAGACCCTCGGCCCTCAACCCACCCGCAGTTGCTCGTCACCGAAATCGGCGACGAGCGTCAATACCTGTGCATGGAGGTCCTGCATCAGCTCGATTTCGCCTACTCCGACCTCGAGCCGGTCTACGAGGAGTGCCTGCGCGACATCACCGGGATTCTCGGCCTCGCACCCGCCGACGAGCCGACCGGGAGAGGAACACCCGGCGGGTCAGAGGATGGCGAAGGCGACGACCAAGCCGAGGGCGAAGTGGGCGGCGGCGACCACGAGGACCTCGGTGGTGTAGGTGTCCGAGTGCAGCGCCGCGCCGATGTCGATGCCGATCGCCTTCTCGATCACGCGCACCGAAACGACCTGCGCGACAATGCCGACCAGGCCGA
This genomic interval carries:
- a CDS encoding WXG100 family type VII secretion target; the protein is MSSHFSVDLERLDQLVARLTGLSGFIHENLDGLDEKVAGLVGTGWESAAAQAYNDAHTQWARGAREFAEGVADMGRAARDAHSRYTRAVDLNHKMLSGG
- a CDS encoding WXG100 family type VII secretion target, which produces MVEGGGSAPNAQGLAVVPEQVRAVGNHVYELAEALRSALESAGVDVDAVLTDGWTGSSAAEFAEGWTDVRDGGMTIMRALTAMAERLGVTAETYTSQDQSTASAMGGSSLDLP
- the smc gene encoding chromosome segregation protein SMC, which encodes MHLKSLTLKGFKSFASATTLRLEPGITCVVGPNGSGKSNVVDALTWVMGEQGAKALRGGKMQDVIFAGTAGRAPLGRAEVTLTIDNSDGALPIDYAEVSITRRMFRDGAGEYEINGSTCRLMDVQELLSDSGIGREMHVIVGQGQLSAILESRPEDRRAFIEEAAGVLKHRKRKEKAVRKLEAMQANLARLTDLTTELRRQLKPLGRQAEVARRAQTVQADLRDARMRLAADDLVTRRRELESQQSKEAYAREQHINVQSELDAANAALAQQEFQLSRLTPSAEAAAQTWFQLSALAERVNATIRIAQDRARHLDTEAPVGTGRDPEQLEAEAERVEAEEAELREAVEIATETLEAARDALAEREHSAKAAEQAHLAAVRAIADRREGVARLAGKVDTLRTRAQSVDAEIARLTTAIADARHRGEAAQAEFDTVQAELTELDAGEAGLDAQHEHAVQALALADQRVTELREQDREASKRVASLSARIEALGMNLARRDGAAWLVEHRSQGLLGPLSGLLRVHGGFEAAVATALGPLADAVAADTGESAHAAIRALKEADGGRAALVFSADAGQRPHPGPLPGGVRWLADVVECPDSVRAAIMALTAGIAVADDLAAARAVVAARPDVRVVTRDGDLTGTGWLLGGSDRAPSQLEIQADIDTAKADLVAAQRRAEELEAALSGALAEQADRKDAVDQALLALHESDQSLVAIYDRLGRLGHAARTAQADNDRLLAQRAETEASREESLTALAELEDRLRNAELEQTEIDSDGTAAGTETAGREREEAAAALAEARSMEVEARLAVRTAEERAESVRGKADSLRRAARAERETRARAERAQASRKKAAEVAAAVAESGARVAAELEKVVAEAGARRDELVRRRGEVAAQVEQVKERVRALSTQLAQLTDAVHRDEVAKAQAALRIEQLEATISEQFGIALNDLIAEYGPDVPLPPTDLEWQEYEQAKERGEQVTAPAPMPYDRQTQERRAKRAEKDLTTLGKVNPLALEEFAALEERYNFLATQLEDVKSARKDLLDVVAEVDARILQVFTEAWEDVEREFVGVFAKLFPGGEGRLLLTDPSDMLTTGIEVEARPPGKKVKRLSLLSGGEKSLTAVALLVAIFRARPSPFYVMDEVEAALDDTNLRRLIGLFEQLREKSQLIVITHQKPTMEIADALYGVSMRGDGITQVISQRLRGENLTPAGAS
- a CDS encoding DUF1707 SHOCT-like domain-containing protein: MDISTGTRASNAERDKVVRLLARHLEDGRIDLAEYDQRTAQVYATTTRDDLQLVLSDLPKLAKEPAGNAAARIPIWQRIEGASWLGVSVLVLFIWAAISLSVGEFTYPWPIWVIGPWGAVLVFRMLTGFESGKYKYSRHTS
- a CDS encoding S-(hydroxymethyl)mycothiol dehydrogenase; translated protein: MSETVRGVIARSKGAPVELVDVVIPNPGPHDVVVRVQACGVCHTDLHYREGGINDEFPFLLGHEAAGIVETVGDQVTHVTPGDFVVLNWRAVCGECRACRRGRPWYCFASSNASKKMTLTDGTELSPALGIGAFVDKTLVHERQCTKVDPAADPAVAGLLGCGVMAGIGAAMNTGNISRGDTVAVLGCGGVGDAAIAGARLAGAKTIIAVDRDPRKLTWAKDFGATHTIDASSEDVVAKIQEYTDEFGADVVIEAVGRPETWKQAFYARDLAGTVVLVGVPTPEMTIEMPLIDLFSRGGALKSSWYGDCLPERDFPMLVDLHLQGRLPLERFVTERISLGQVEAAFTAMHAGDVLRSVVVQ
- a CDS encoding MBL fold metallo-hydrolase: MIERVVTSGTFSLDGGTWDVDNNVWLIGDDRDVLVVDAAHDADAIAAAVGGRNVVAVLCTHGHNDHVTVAPELSARLDAPILLHPGDDPLWRMTHPDVDYRSLADTPRITVAGIDIDILHTPGHSPGSVSLHLPAAAALCTGDTLFSGGPGATGRSYSDFDTIIDSIRDRLLTLPEETTVHTGHGDTTTIGTEKPALADWIARGH